Proteins encoded within one genomic window of Melospiza melodia melodia isolate bMelMel2 chromosome 27, bMelMel2.pri, whole genome shotgun sequence:
- the IQCC gene encoding IQ domain-containing protein C isoform X2 — MRAPLGTGDGMGSVPVPGCVRCRCPVGLGPVQRCPRPCQACARGFLLRRRLRSVRAEFEAAVLEIEGDLRQLRWSGRVLQRPRFGPEDAPGPAPAGFGAPGAARPAQHSPGKPLDPGEAAENKKRKKCHKLNPGGAERGGNIMPSTPNPKNPKSTQNPPDLVCGAAEGPEEEEEGALEWDSDSSELGASTEIPEELQGLPRWELQALRTRLLLELLWVQQAIASRKQLFLPGSLVSPGVSMAEGGVARTGQELWDFPNCDR, encoded by the exons ATGAGGGCACCCCTGGGCACGGGCGATGGGATGGGTTCGGTGCCGGTGCCCGGTTGCGTTCGGTGCCGGTGCCCAGTTGGGCTCGGTCCCGTTCAGCGCTGCCCCCGGCCGTGCCAGGCCTGTGCCAGGGGGTTCCTGCTGCGGCGGCGCCTGCGGAGCGTGCGGGCGGAGTTCGAGGCCGCCGTGCTGGAGATCGAGGGCGACCTGAGGCAGCTGCGCTGGAGCGGCCGCGTCCTGCAGCGGCCGCGCTTCGGCCCCGAG GACGCTCCCGGCCCTGCCCCCGCAGGATTTGGCGCTCCCGGTGCAGCCCGGCCTGCCCAG cactcTCCAGGAAAACCTTTGGATCCGGGGGAGGCTGCagagaacaaaaaaagaaaaaaatgccacAAGTTGAATCCTGGTGGAGCAGAGCGGGGTGGGAACATAATGCCctcaaccccaaaccccaaaaaccccaaaagcacccaaaaccccccagatttGGTGTGTGGTGCTGCTGAAGGccctgaggaggaagaggagggagccctggagtgggacAGTGACAGCAGCGAGCTGGGAGCcagcacag aaatcccagaggagctgcaggggctgcccCGTTGGGAGCTGCAGGCCCTCAGGACtcggctgctgctggagctgctgtgggtccAACAGGCCATTGCCAGCAGGAAACAG CTGTTCCTGCCTGGCTCACTGGTTTCTCCTGGTGTCTCCATGGCTGAGGGAGGGGTGGCCAGGACAGGACAGGAGCTTTGGGACTTCCCAAACTGTGACAGGTAG
- the IQCC gene encoding IQ domain-containing protein C isoform X1: MRAPLGTGDGMGSVPVPGCVRCRCPVGLGPVQRCPRPCQACARGFLLRRRLRSVRAEFEAAVLEIEGDLRQLRWSGRVLQRPRFGPEDAPGPAPAGFGAPGAARPAQHSPGKPLDPGEAAENKKRKKCHKLNPGGAERGGNIMPSTPNPKNPKSTQNPPDLVCGAAEGPEEEEEGALEWDSDSSELGASTEIPEELQGLPRWELQALRTRLLLELLWVQQAIASRKQFLLLRQKLGVAAPASSIPEFLACCGEALGLQQQQL; encoded by the exons ATGAGGGCACCCCTGGGCACGGGCGATGGGATGGGTTCGGTGCCGGTGCCCGGTTGCGTTCGGTGCCGGTGCCCAGTTGGGCTCGGTCCCGTTCAGCGCTGCCCCCGGCCGTGCCAGGCCTGTGCCAGGGGGTTCCTGCTGCGGCGGCGCCTGCGGAGCGTGCGGGCGGAGTTCGAGGCCGCCGTGCTGGAGATCGAGGGCGACCTGAGGCAGCTGCGCTGGAGCGGCCGCGTCCTGCAGCGGCCGCGCTTCGGCCCCGAG GACGCTCCCGGCCCTGCCCCCGCAGGATTTGGCGCTCCCGGTGCAGCCCGGCCTGCCCAG cactcTCCAGGAAAACCTTTGGATCCGGGGGAGGCTGCagagaacaaaaaaagaaaaaaatgccacAAGTTGAATCCTGGTGGAGCAGAGCGGGGTGGGAACATAATGCCctcaaccccaaaccccaaaaaccccaaaagcacccaaaaccccccagatttGGTGTGTGGTGCTGCTGAAGGccctgaggaggaagaggagggagccctggagtgggacAGTGACAGCAGCGAGCTGGGAGCcagcacag aaatcccagaggagctgcaggggctgcccCGTTGGGAGCTGCAGGCCCTCAGGACtcggctgctgctggagctgctgtgggtccAACAGGCCATTGCCAGCAGGAAACAG TTCCTGCTGCTGAGGCAGAAGTTGGGAGTTgctgcccctgccagcagcatcccCGAGTTCCTGGCCTGCTGTGGAGaggccctggggctgcagcagcagcagctctga
- the CCDC28B gene encoding coiled-coil domain-containing protein 28B, with protein sequence MEERRKKRSPQSCLAQPPPAGAPRPLPPSKSASFALPLPALPSPRQRPRPRRASKERARAGAGGSRGAPLQHSFLTDVSDVCEMERGLLSLLSDFHSGKLQAFGKECSFEQLEHVREMQEKLARLHFGLDVCVEELPEEQKKAAADRNLDQLLAHLEELSSSIQKLHLAESSDPEDAGP encoded by the exons ATGGAGGAGCGCAGGAAGAAGCGGAGCCCGCAGAGCTGCCTGGCCCAGCCGCCGCCCGCCGGGGCCCCGCGGCCGCTGCCCCCGAGCAAGAGCGCGTCCTTCGCGCTGCCGCTGCCCGCGCTGCCCTCGCCCCGCcagcggccgcggccccgccg GGCCAGCAAGGAGCGGGCGCGGGCGGGCGCCGGGGGCTCCCGGGGGGCGCCGCTCCAGCACAGCTTCCTCACGGATGTGTCCGACGTGTGCGAGATGGAGCGCGGGCTGCTCAGCCTCCTCAGCGACTTCCACTCGGGAAAGCTGCAGGCGTTCG ggaaggagtgcTCCTTCGAGCAGCTGGAGCACGTGCGGGAGATGCAGGAGAAGCTGGCGCGGCTGCACTTCGGGCTGGACGTGTGCGTGGAGGAACTCCCTGAGGAGCAGAAGAAGGCGGCGGCTGACAGGAACCTGGACCAGCTGCTGGCACAC CTGGAagagctcagcagctccat acagaagctgcacctGGCCGAGAGCTCGGACCCCGAGGACGCGGGGCCCTGA
- the TXLNA gene encoding alpha-taxilin, with translation MKNQGVEAKAAPRPSRTSSGMGLEEGDSPEAAAPPEAPQEDPKSSRDVSEELSRQLEDILSTYCVDASQENPGEDGGHGEPPEEPDKGRSDSPRNGEQEPGGPEINGEKENSKGSEEAGDRDQKKAQEKKKAKGLGKEITLLMQTLNTLSTSEEKLAALCKKYAELLEEHRTSQKQMRMLQKKQSQLVQEKDHLQSEHSKAILARSKLESLCRELQRHNRTLKEEGVQRAREEEEKRKEVTSHFQVTLNDIQLQMEQHNERNSKLRQENMELAERLKKLIEQYELREEHIDKVFKHKELQQQLVDAKLQQAQEMLKEAEERHQREKDFLLKEAVESQRMCELMKQQETHLKQQLALYTEKFEEFQNTLSKSSEVFTTFKQEMEKMTKKIKKLEKETTMYRSRWESSNKALLEMAEEKTLRDKELEGLQVKIQRLEKLCRALQTERNDLNKKVQDLCAHTELLEPLKEPPRDSSEAAADPLSPGKAPQSPQDPTGSLAELSTGQSGTEQGTD, from the exons CTCCCCAGGAAGATCCCAAATCCTCTCGCGACGTCTCGGAGGAGCTGAGCCGGCAGCTGGAGGACATCCTGAGCACCTACTGTGTGGATGCCAGCCAGGAGAACCCAGGGGAGGATggggggcacggggagccccccgAGGAGCCCGACAAGGGCCGCAGTGACTCCCCCAGGAACGGGGAGCAGGAGCCGGGGGGCCCCGAGATCAACGGGGAGAAGGAGAACTCTAAGGGCAGCgaggaggctggggacagggaccagAAGAAAGCTCAGGAGAAGAAGAAGGCCAAGGGTTTAG GCAAGGAAATCACTTTGCTGATGCAGACCCTGAACACCCTGAGCACGTCAGAGGAGAAACTGGCAGCTCTGTGCAAGAAATACGCTGAGCTG CTGGAGGAGCACAGGACCTCGCAGAAGCAGATGAGGATGCTGCAGAAGAAGCAGAGCCAGCTGGTGCAGGAGAAGGAtcacctgcagagcgagcacagcAAGGCCATCCTGGCGCGCAGCAAACTGGAGAGCCTGTGCCGGGAGCTGCAGCGGCACAACCGCACCCTCAAG GAGGAGGGCGTGCAGCgtgccagggaggaggaggagaagaggaaggagGTGACCTCTCACTTCCAGGTGACCCTGAACGATATCCAGCTGCAGATGGAGCAGCACAACGAGCGCAACTCGAAGCTGCGCCAGGAGAACATGGAGCTGGCCGAGAGGCTCAAGAAGCTCATCGAGCAGTACGAGCTCAGGGAGGAG CACATTGACAAGGTGTTCAAGCacaaggagctgcagcagcagctggtggaTGCCAAACTGCAGCAGGCCCAGGAGATGCTGAAGGAGGCAGAGGAGAGGCACCAGCGGGAGAAGGATTTT ctgctgaagGAAGCTGTGGAATCCCAGAGGATGTGTGAGCTGATGAAGCAGCAGGAGACCCACCTCAAGCAGCAG CTGGCTCTGTACACTGAGAAGTTTGAGGAGTTCCAGAACACCCTTTCCAAAAGCAGTGAAGTGTTCACAACGTTCAAACAGGAGATGGAGAAG ATGACCAAGAAAATCAAGAAGCTGGAGAAGGAGACCACCATGTACCGCTCCCGCTGGGAGAGCAGCAACAAGGCCctgctggagatggcagaggag AAAACCCTGCGGGAcaaggagctggaggggctgcaggtgaagatCCAGCGCCTGGAGAAGCTGTGCCGCGCGCTGCAGACGGAGCGCAACGACCTCAACAAGAAGGTGCAGGACCTGTGTgcccacacagagctgctggagcccctgAAGGAGCCACCACGGGACAGCTCTGAGGCTGCTGCAGATCCCCTGAGCCCGGGAAaggccccacagagcccacagGATCCCACAGGAAGCCTGGCAGAACTGAGCACGGGGCAGAGCGGGACTGAGCAGGGCACTGACTGA